TTCGCATTGCCAGCCGAAAACACTACATCGCTATTTTCCGTTTCCCAGCGGGGAGCAGTAAAAAAAATGACCTGGGAGCAATTTCCGCTCAGTTCCCGTGCGAAACGAGGCGTTACCATGTTTCGTGAGTTAAAAACAAACCCTCATCTATTAGTTGCTGTTATCCCGGATACAGCTGCAAACGAGACATTGATGGTAAAAACCGAGGATAATAGCATCCATCCAATCTCGACAGCCGGAGTTCGCGGCTACGACCGTTATCAGACGGGAAGCTACGTGATCGATACGGCTACTTCGGGAGCCGTGTGCGTTGTGTGGCCGTACATCGATCACGAACGTACAACAGAATAAATGATCTTTCGATCAGAGGGCCCTCCTTCTGATAAAGTTTTCGGCTAAAACCGTCACGTCCGTACTTGGATGTGAAAGGGTTAAATATACTATACGAGGAGTACTCCATTATGAAAGGCGGCACCCATCTTGCCGGCGCTCTAGCGGCCGCGGCGACTTATGATATGCTTGCACCCGAAACGCTCCCGCCCATCGAAGGTGGATGGGAGGCTGCTGTTTTTTTCGGTGCATCTCTGCTTGGGGGGCTGGTTCCGGATATATGCCATCCGCAATCGAAAGCAGGTAGACGCGCCTCTGTTTTTTCATGGTTAATAAGACGAATCTTCGGACACCGTACCTTCACCCATAGTTTGATATTCCTCGTCCTCATCGCCGTCCTCACAGGCACGATCCCGGGCACAATCGGGGAAATGATCCAATTAGGGGCCTTTATCGGGATGGCAAGCCATTACATCCTTGATATGCTTACGTCGCGGGGCATACAGCTTTTTTATCCCATCGATACAACGGTGCGTTTCCCTTTTCATACCAGAACCGGTTCCTGGATTGGGGAGGGGAGTGTTAACGTTCTCTGCATCGCTTGGGTCACGTATTATGGGATGTGGATGGTCGGCATTTAAGCCCCATGGGTGGGTTCGTTCTGATCCTTGAATTTTCGTCGGAACGATTCCGGTTCCCTCGTTTTATTTATTAGTCTATGTATTGTCGGGGAGGGTCTTTTGTCTTACAATAGAGAACGTATGCAAGACTTTTAGAGGGATATATATCCAAAGGAGCACGCTATGCGGCAATTATTTCTTTTTCTCATTCCGATAACCATTTTTATTATTGCGTCTTTATCCTTGTTTTCCCCTCAAATGATTGAAGAGCCCGCAACGAAACAATTATCGGAAAAACATGTTGGATTGGCGGAGAAAATCATCACACCGATGGGGTCCGATGATGTTTACATAAATGCAGAAGCCGTCGTTCTGTTAGATGGCGATACCGGCAACGTTCTCTGGCAAAAAAATGCAAATGAACCCTTGCCACCGGCAAGCATGTCAAAAGTAATGACGATGTATTTGATTTTGGAAGCGCTTGAAAACGAAGAGATGGATATTGAAGATGATGTGGATATTAGCGAGGTTGCCGCAGGGACCGGTGGCGCCAGCATCTATCTACGGGAAGGGTCTGTCTTATCGGTTGCGGATCTTTTTCAAGCAACAGCGATTGCCTCCGCCAATGATGCATCAGTGGCGCTAGCTGAATATGCAGCCGGAAGCGAAGAAGCTTTTATCGATCGTATGAATGAAAAGGCGAGAGAACTAGGGCTGTCTCAAGATGCGCACTTTATCAATGCCAGCGGTCTTCCTCATGAAACATTAAATTTTGAATCCAGAATGACTGCTCTGGATACAGCATTGCTCGGTTACCATTTGCTTCATGATTATCCGGATATCATAGACCTTACAAAACAACCAACGTTAAGCCTTTCATACAGGAACCAGATATTGCCCAATACCAATGAACTCTTGGAAAGTAAAGACGTGGATGCCAACATAGATGGGGCAGATGTTGATCAACGTACAAGTTTCCCCGAAGTGGATGGGCTAAAAACAGGCTATACCCGTGGGGCAGGATACTCATTTATCGGCACTTCCGAACAACACGGCAAACGATTAATAGCCGTTGTCATGCGTACAGATTCTTCTGAGGCTCGTTTTGAAGAAACGCAAAAGATATTGAAAGCCGGATTTGAACATGTACATGAGGACCTTCGGGTCGAGCGTGAGTGAGCCTCCCGCGAAGAACGTAGTTTCCTCGGGTGAGGAGGTCTTTTTTTATGTATGCGTATCTTTTATGCATTCTCGTTGTCCTATTTTTTGCGGGAAATATTCTCGTTGGCAAAGCCATTAATGACTTGCCGCCGTTTACGATTGCTTTTTTTCGTTTAGTGATCGCGCTTGTCATTCTTTTTCCAATTGGCTATCGCACGGCCCGGAAGCATCGGAAGCAATTTATAACATATCCAATTTAGGACACAAGATTTTCCTTCGCTTTCTAGCCTCAGTATACACACTAAAGAGTGAAAAATCATCGATTCATCACCCTTGCCATTGTACCTGATTTGCCTTAATGTTTATTTGAGAAATGAAATCGAAGGAGAGATAACATGAGCGTGGATGTTCAAGGGGAAAGATGGCATCCTTCTGAAAAAACATTTGCTGAAGAGATGCCTGAATATTGGGGCCATTGGTATTGTGATTCGGAAATTGCTCCGCTGAAAGCCGTACTTATTCACAGACCGGGGGATGAAATCAATGGGATACACAAAAACAATTATTCCAATTATCGCTTCCGGGCTCCGATTCAGCCTGAACGAGCGCGAAAGCAACAAGATGCGTTAGCGGAAATATACCGAGATCATGGCATTGATGTACACTACGTCCAAAACCAAAGGGCGGACAAGCCCAATGCCATGTATGTCAGAGATTTGCTGTTCATGACACCGGAAGGAGCGATCGTGGGAAGACCCGGGAATCCTTTCAGACGCGGAGAAGAAAGAGCAGTCGCTCAGACGTTGACGGACCTGGGTGTTCCCATTATCTCAACGGTTAATGGGGACGGGATTTTTGAAGGCGCCTGTGCCATGTGGATTGACCGTGAAACCGTCTTGATCGGAACCGGAAGCAGAGCAAACGAATCCGGAGTCAGACAAGTGGAGTTTGAGTTGCGAAATCTCGGCGTCACCAACATTATCCGCACGCAAATTCCTTACGGCAGCATCCATTTAGATGGGTATATGAATATGGTTGATCGAAACAAAATGGTCATTTTCCCGTGGCATGTAACCTATGATTGTGCCAAACAGTTAATGGAACGTGGCATTCACCTAATTGAAGCTACGAATATCAAGGAAATAAAGCATACGATGGCATTAAATTTTGTGGCCCTCGAACCGGGGAAAATCATCATTCCGGCTGGAAATCCCGATACGACGGCATTGCTCGAACAAGAAGGCATCGACGTCATTGCCATCGAGATGGATGAGATTATGAACGGGTGGGGAGCAAATCACTGCATGACCGCTTTTCTGAGAAGGGAGCCTCTGATGTAATGCTTTCTAAAGTATTCGGCATTGGTTGGGATGTCGGCGGTTGGATGGGAAACAATCACGGTGTCGCGATTTGTGAATGGGATCCGGCAACGACCACCATCGATTGGATAGGCACACCGACCGAAATTGCCATCCCGGAAAATGGAAATTTGTCATTGCAACACTTAATACGTGCAGTTGATCCTAGCTTTACCTTTGACGCTAGCGATCACAATCAACACATAATTGGCGTGGATGCCCCGCTTGGTTATCCAAAAACGTTTATACAATTCATCAATGGCGAAATCAACCACGTGGATAAGCCGGAAAAAGAAATCCACAATCCTCTCGCCTATCGATATACTGACAGGGTCATCTATAAAACGCAGGCGAAAAAGCCTTTATCCGCGGTTTTTGATCGAATCGGAAATAACACCACCGTCGCTATGTCCCATGCGAAGATGTGGGAAAAACGCAATGGCTTCAAGATCTATCCAATGGCAAAGCAAGAAAAAGCAGACAAGAAAATCATTATAGAAGTGTATCCCGCTTTGATTAAAGCGTCAAAAACTTCAGAAGCTCATGCAAACCTCAAACCGTACTTACCCACCGACGTGAAACCGGGAACCGATGCCTACGATGCCTGTATTTGCGCCCTCTATGCCGTAGCTTTCGGCGCAAACGACGCTCCTTTGCCCAATCTCGCCCACCCTCCGGTACATGCAAAAGAAGCGGTAAAAGAAGAAGGGTGGATTTATTACTTCGAAAAGGGTGAATGAATTGCAGAACCAAGAAAAAGACATCATCCGCTATTTTGAACAGATGGATCGTAGTTATTTTGTCGATGAAAATAAAGAATTGGCCTCCTTGGACCGACCTATATCCATCGGCTATGGTCAAACGATTTCCCAACCAACGCTCGTTTTAAAGATGACGTTGGAACTTGATCTTTTCCCTCAATCGAGTGTACTGGAAATCGGGACGGGTTCCGGTTTTCAAACTGCTTTACTTGCCGCATTTTCCGACACAGTCTATACCGTTGAACGCATTAAAGCCTTGCATGAGTGGGCAAAAGGAAAATTGCACGAATCGGCATTTACGAACATTCACCTTAAACGGGGAAACGGAAGCCTTGGCTGGAAGGAAAACGCTCCCTATGACCGCATTATGGTGACTGCCGCCGCTTCTGAAGTTCCGGCACAACTCCTCGAACAGTTAAAAAACGGCGGAAAGATGATCATACCCATCGGCAGCCCGCACAGCCAAGACTTGACGTTAATCGAGAAGAACGAACAAGGAGAGGTTACATCCACATTCATTATGCCGGTCGTGTTTGTAGGTTTGGTCGATAGTGAAGATTAACAGCGAAAAAAATAAGACACTCATGAGAGTGTCTTAATCAATAGTCATGTTATTAGAACATTGGCAAAATGTAATTAGCAAGAAAGTACAGAATGGCAAGTGTAATGATGACTAAAGCTGAGTATTTGATCAACGTAGAGATTGTTAGGCTTGGATTGCTCGTTTTTTGCTTCTGATACTCTTCTTCTTTTCTATGATCACTCATCTTTTATCACCAACCTTATAAGGTGTCTGATTTGGGAATTTCCCTGCCAAATAGATACGTAAACGTCGAAAAATATAAAAAAGTTTGGGCGGCCACTCACGCTTTTTTGCTCATCGTGCATTCCGATTTTATTAGTGATGAACAAAACATACTGGCTAAATATTACATTCATACTAGAATGATTGTTTTATTGTTCATCGTTTAGTAAAATAATTAGTATCTAGTGAACAAAAAACTAATTCTAAAGGTGCTTTATATTTAAATGGGGTGTGTCTGTGATGAAATTGCAAGATGTCCTGCCTAAAATGAGCAAAATGTATTTGTCACGAATCATTGATAGTTTTCTGAAAGATGTAAAGATCAAAGAAGAAGAAGAAATGCGACAAGTTATTTTAAAAAACATTGACGAATTTCAGAACAAAGATCGTGTGAAGAGAAATTTAAATTTTCTGGAGGAAGAAAGAGACATTGCACTTCTCAATGAAATGATTCTTATGTCATTAATGGAAAACGAGGGCTATGTGTTAGAAGAAGCATCATTGCTACAAGAAGTAGAAAAACTGGAAAGCCAGATAGTGTCAGATAGTGGGAATGAAGAGTTTATAAAAGGTTTAATGTCGGAAGAATATTATAGAATTTACTCTTCTGTTCTTTCAGCTGCCTGGAAAAAAGACGAGGATTTAAATGCTCACGAAACCAATATGTTGATGGTTTTAAGAAAAGAATTAGGGATGTCAAAGAGAGATCATTACATAATCGAAAGCTGGATAGGACGCTTTCCTCAGAAAGGGAACAAACCTCATAGTCACAGGCAAATTGAAAAAGCGTTGCGTAATTTACAATCACGCGGGCTTATCCTTAGGTTTAAATCCAATTCCGCTTATTACATAATACCGGCTGAAACTGCCAGAGTAATTCGATATGAACTTGGTGGCGAACTCAGAAAGGTAACTTACGAAGAATTACTAGGGGATTTAACGAAAAATCATTTGAAGCATGTTGTATCGCAATTCAATTTGAATTCTTCCGGCTCTAAAGAGGCAATAATTAAACGAATTCTTAAGCATGATATTCTGCCGTCTCAAACCCTAGATACTTTTTCTAATAAGGATTTAACAGAGATTCTAAAAAACTTAGAGGGAGTCAATATCTCAGGAAGGAAAGAGCAAAGAATCAGTAACATCATTGATTATTATGAAAATCTATCAACCTCTAACGTATCTGATCCAACTGACGAACGTTCATTGTACTATGATTATTTTGATGAATTAGCTTCTCGGGATTTTAAACCTTTACGTGTCAATAAAGTGATTGAAAAAGACATCGATACCGAAAAGTATTTTGAAGAAGCTACAAAATATTTATTTGAGACAAAACTGGGAATTGAATTAGTTAACATGTCTGGAAGTAAGCATGCGGATGGCAAGATAAAATTTAGTAGTAAAGAGTCTATGCTTTGGGATAACAAAAGTGCAGAAACAGACTATACTTTTCCTGATAATCATTTTAACCAGTTTCTAAACTACATTAGAGCGAATGATAATCGAGTAACTGCTTTCATCATAATCACTTCCTCGGTTACCGATGATGCGATTTCTAAAGCACAAAAATTAAAAGCTTACACTGAAACAGATACTGACGTGG
The Salicibibacter kimchii DNA segment above includes these coding regions:
- a CDS encoding metal-dependent hydrolase, which encodes MKGGTHLAGALAAAATYDMLAPETLPPIEGGWEAAVFFGASLLGGLVPDICHPQSKAGRRASVFSWLIRRIFGHRTFTHSLIFLVLIAVLTGTIPGTIGEMIQLGAFIGMASHYILDMLTSRGIQLFYPIDTTVRFPFHTRTGSWIGEGSVNVLCIAWVTYYGMWMVGI
- a CDS encoding D-alanyl-D-alanine carboxypeptidase family protein; translated protein: MRQLFLFLIPITIFIIASLSLFSPQMIEEPATKQLSEKHVGLAEKIITPMGSDDVYINAEAVVLLDGDTGNVLWQKNANEPLPPASMSKVMTMYLILEALENEEMDIEDDVDISEVAAGTGGASIYLREGSVLSVADLFQATAIASANDASVALAEYAAGSEEAFIDRMNEKARELGLSQDAHFINASGLPHETLNFESRMTALDTALLGYHLLHDYPDIIDLTKQPTLSLSYRNQILPNTNELLESKDVDANIDGADVDQRTSFPEVDGLKTGYTRGAGYSFIGTSEQHGKRLIAVVMRTDSSEARFEETQKILKAGFEHVHEDLRVERE
- a CDS encoding DUF429 domain-containing protein, with the protein product MLSKVFGIGWDVGGWMGNNHGVAICEWDPATTTIDWIGTPTEIAIPENGNLSLQHLIRAVDPSFTFDASDHNQHIIGVDAPLGYPKTFIQFINGEINHVDKPEKEIHNPLAYRYTDRVIYKTQAKKPLSAVFDRIGNNTTVAMSHAKMWEKRNGFKIYPMAKQEKADKKIIIEVYPALIKASKTSEAHANLKPYLPTDVKPGTDAYDACICALYAVAFGANDAPLPNLAHPPVHAKEAVKEEGWIYYFEKGE
- a CDS encoding EamA family transporter — translated: MYAYLLCILVVLFFAGNILVGKAINDLPPFTIAFFRLVIALVILFPIGYRTARKHRKQFITYPI
- a CDS encoding dimethylarginine dimethylaminohydrolase family protein, which gives rise to MSVDVQGERWHPSEKTFAEEMPEYWGHWYCDSEIAPLKAVLIHRPGDEINGIHKNNYSNYRFRAPIQPERARKQQDALAEIYRDHGIDVHYVQNQRADKPNAMYVRDLLFMTPEGAIVGRPGNPFRRGEERAVAQTLTDLGVPIISTVNGDGIFEGACAMWIDRETVLIGTGSRANESGVRQVEFELRNLGVTNIIRTQIPYGSIHLDGYMNMVDRNKMVIFPWHVTYDCAKQLMERGIHLIEATNIKEIKHTMALNFVALEPGKIIIPAGNPDTTALLEQEGIDVIAIEMDEIMNGWGANHCMTAFLRREPLM
- a CDS encoding protein-L-isoaspartate(D-aspartate) O-methyltransferase, translated to MQNQEKDIIRYFEQMDRSYFVDENKELASLDRPISIGYGQTISQPTLVLKMTLELDLFPQSSVLEIGTGSGFQTALLAAFSDTVYTVERIKALHEWAKGKLHESAFTNIHLKRGNGSLGWKENAPYDRIMVTAAASEVPAQLLEQLKNGGKMIIPIGSPHSQDLTLIEKNEQGEVTSTFIMPVVFVGLVDSED